In the Bacteroidales bacterium genome, one interval contains:
- a CDS encoding PKD domain-containing protein — protein sequence MKRLLKTFIFSLFIFSFFQGNAQFKLDSIVKTDVVRCFGDASGTITVYVSEGQTPYEYSIDGGVTYQLSNNFTGLVSGAYSVYSKDFFNQIVSDVVYIDEPVEIQIINETKTDVTGCFGDINGTITINATGGTGALQYSIDNGTTYLNNGGNFTGLSAGTYNIEIIDDSLCVKTGSAIIVGQPAELQITTETVVDVLGCNGADNGSIDILVTGGTSPIQYSIDGGTTFQAGHYFSPLPAGSYSVVVEDANNCTTNGSTLTVNEPAVVSIDSESHTNITGCFGEHTGTITITASGGTGLLYYAIDGGVVFQNNGNFSNLYAGTYNVVVKDENGCSVAGSEIIITEPDEIIIDSESATDITTCFGDATGGITINAHGGSSTLEYSVDLGTTWQASNVFNTLTAGLYTTMVRDAVETTCQVTGQSHTVLQPLELLITEVSTTDVSTCFGGNDGTIHITTNGGGTPAYQFSTDGGATYPHGNDIINLSAGIYDIVVIDSHNCTDTFTTNIVEISEPTPVVITNEVLTDPTCFGGNNGSIEVTASGGTGQLQYSPNGGANFYYGNTLFGLSAGITYDIVVMDDHGCTTIGGSYVLGQPSELIINSIVKQDVSECYGGTNGSIIINAVGGTVPINYSVDNEITYQLSNTFNGLIAGSYHVVVKDNNNCKTDGGTIEILQPEPLLFVSETHEDVTGCRGNNNGAIHITMTGGTPHATNGYKYSINGSVAAYGTGNFINLLAGDYNIIVTDEYDCPVNVNTITINEPEELIPAFVSQQNINCYGDATGNISISASGGQFPYQYSSDNGITYQNNSFFSGLTAGTYQTYVKDAYNCVRIGPEVILTQPDTLEITSVTYTDVIGCNGNNNGTITVSATGGVPGYMYTIDMGSSWYANGGVFTNLSPGDYFVKIYDTNFCEASFVDVNMDIDTIHITEPSKIQLDSINKTDILCYGDNNGTIDIYASGGTGTLSYSIDNGTTYPNTTGNFINLPAANYIVKVVDANNCPTITYPVGIYEPDSLYIENVTAQDESCLWANDGIVTIYATGGSWPYEYSIDGINYQTNRNIENLPPGIYTAVIRDKNMCPATANFTVEVGSPNDASLFTSDVSEGCSPLNVQFQRLNAGTTYLWEFGDGEVSSFNEPSHTFYNISGAPVIYTVTAYSVSPNNCLDTAQMDITVNPQPQLSFTADPMIAYYPETTINITNNSPGMSTYLWNFGDGNTSTDENPGSHTYDDCGEYIISMFAENAYTCQNTFQDTILITAHQPQAFFQVDTTQHCTPFTFYFENQSTFIDTFEWLLHDGTIRYENDFSLFFEEPGTYTIQLNTLGYCNTYDSYDTTITVFQSPEVDFEVIPDTVMLPDQPIRCFNHSSDDSDSFFWEFGDGGTSTDENPIYQYTNEGSYSIKLTVISVNKCTDSLTLLTEVVVLPEGKALFPNAFTPNGDGINDVFKPALYRSVESFKMEIYNRWGELVFYTEDIETGWTGYFDGKLSLQDVYVWRAEGIYLNGTPFIFAGSVTLLR from the coding sequence ATGAAACGCCTTTTAAAAACTTTCATATTTTCCCTTTTTATATTTTCCTTTTTTCAAGGAAATGCACAATTTAAATTAGACAGTATTGTCAAAACGGATGTAGTAAGATGTTTCGGAGATGCTTCGGGAACAATTACCGTATATGTTTCAGAAGGACAAACACCCTATGAATATTCAATTGACGGAGGCGTCACATATCAATTAAGCAATAATTTTACAGGATTAGTTTCAGGTGCATATTCGGTTTATTCAAAAGATTTTTTCAACCAAATTGTTTCAGACGTTGTATATATTGACGAACCTGTTGAGATACAAATTATTAATGAAACAAAAACAGATGTTACGGGATGCTTCGGAGATATAAACGGTACAATAACAATAAATGCCACAGGAGGAACAGGAGCTCTTCAATACTCAATAGACAACGGAACAACGTACCTAAACAACGGAGGTAACTTTACAGGTTTATCTGCCGGAACATACAACATAGAAATTATTGACGATAGTTTATGTGTAAAAACCGGTTCTGCAATTATTGTAGGGCAACCTGCCGAATTACAAATAACAACCGAAACCGTTGTTGATGTTTTAGGATGTAACGGTGCAGATAACGGCTCAATTGACATTCTCGTTACCGGCGGAACTTCTCCTATACAGTACTCTATTGACGGCGGAACAACTTTTCAAGCCGGTCATTATTTTTCGCCTCTGCCGGCAGGCAGCTATTCGGTTGTTGTAGAAGACGCTAATAATTGCACGACAAACGGAAGTACCCTTACTGTAAATGAGCCTGCAGTAGTAAGTATAGATTCTGAATCACATACAAATATAACAGGTTGCTTCGGAGAACATACAGGAACAATAACTATTACGGCATCAGGAGGAACAGGGCTGTTATACTACGCAATAGATGGCGGGGTTGTTTTTCAGAATAACGGTAATTTCTCAAATTTATATGCCGGAACTTATAATGTTGTTGTAAAAGACGAAAACGGCTGTTCTGTTGCCGGAAGTGAAATTATTATTACCGAACCCGATGAAATTATTATTGACTCAGAATCGGCTACTGATATTACAACTTGTTTCGGAGATGCAACCGGAGGAATAACAATTAACGCACACGGAGGAAGCAGCACATTAGAATATTCAGTTGACTTAGGAACAACTTGGCAGGCAAGTAATGTATTCAACACACTTACGGCAGGTTTATATACTACAATGGTCAGAGATGCCGTTGAAACCACTTGTCAAGTCACAGGACAATCTCATACAGTTTTACAACCTCTTGAATTATTAATAACAGAAGTTTCAACAACAGATGTCTCAACTTGTTTCGGAGGTAATGACGGAACAATTCATATTACTACAAACGGAGGAGGAACACCTGCATACCAATTTTCAACAGACGGAGGGGCTACTTATCCTCACGGAAATGATATTATAAATTTATCAGCAGGAATTTACGACATAGTTGTAATAGATTCACACAATTGTACGGATACATTTACAACCAATATTGTTGAAATATCAGAACCGACCCCGGTAGTTATTACAAATGAAGTTCTGACTGATCCTACTTGTTTCGGAGGCAATAACGGAAGCATTGAAGTTACTGCAAGCGGGGGAACAGGACAATTACAATATTCTCCCAACGGAGGAGCAAATTTTTACTACGGAAATACTCTGTTCGGCTTATCTGCCGGCATTACTTACGATATTGTAGTAATGGATGACCACGGATGTACAACTATAGGAGGTTCTTATGTTTTGGGGCAACCTTCCGAACTTATTATCAATTCTATTGTAAAACAAGATGTATCAGAATGTTACGGAGGAACAAACGGCTCAATAATCATTAATGCTGTCGGAGGAACTGTTCCGATTAATTATTCTGTTGATAATGAAATTACATACCAATTATCAAATACATTTAACGGTTTAATTGCAGGCTCATACCATGTAGTAGTAAAAGATAATAACAACTGCAAAACAGACGGCGGAACAATTGAGATTTTACAACCCGAACCTTTGCTTTTTGTTTCGGAAACACACGAAGATGTTACCGGATGCAGAGGCAATAATAACGGAGCAATTCACATTACGATGACAGGTGGAACGCCTCATGCAACAAACGGATATAAATATTCAATAAACGGTAGTGTTGCCGCCTACGGAACAGGTAATTTTATTAATTTGCTTGCAGGTGATTATAACATTATTGTTACTGATGAATATGATTGCCCTGTTAATGTTAATACAATAACCATAAATGAACCGGAAGAATTAATACCTGCATTTGTTTCTCAGCAAAATATTAATTGCTACGGTGATGCAACCGGAAATATAAGCATTTCGGCATCAGGCGGACAGTTTCCGTATCAATACTCTTCTGATAACGGTATTACATACCAAAACAATTCATTTTTCTCAGGCTTAACGGCAGGTACATATCAAACCTATGTGAAAGATGCTTATAATTGTGTCAGAATAGGTCCAGAAGTTATACTTACACAACCCGACACATTAGAAATAACCTCTGTAACATATACGGATGTTATCGGATGCAACGGTAATAATAACGGAACAATTACTGTAAGTGCAACAGGCGGTGTTCCCGGCTATATGTACACAATTGATATGGGAAGCAGTTGGTATGCTAACGGAGGAGTTTTTACAAACCTTTCCCCCGGTGATTATTTTGTAAAGATATACGATACAAATTTTTGTGAAGCAAGTTTTGTTGATGTTAATATGGATATTGATACAATTCATATTACAGAACCTTCGAAAATACAATTGGACAGCATTAATAAAACTGATATATTATGTTACGGTGACAATAACGGAACAATTGATATTTATGCCTCGGGAGGAACAGGAACATTGAGTTATTCTATTGATAACGGTACAACATATCCTAATACAACAGGCAACTTTATTAATTTACCGGCAGCAAACTATATTGTTAAAGTAGTTGATGCAAATAATTGTCCCACAATTACATATCCGGTAGGTATATACGAACCGGATTCTTTATATATTGAAAATGTTACAGCACAAGATGAATCTTGCTTATGGGCAAACGACGGCATAGTTACAATTTATGCAACAGGCGGCTCTTGGCCCTATGAATACTCAATAGACGGAATTAATTACCAAACAAACCGAAATATTGAGAATTTACCGCCCGGAATTTACACAGCAGTAATTCGTGATAAGAATATGTGTCCTGCAACTGCAAATTTCACAGTTGAGGTAGGCTCTCCTAATGATGCTTCACTGTTTACTTCTGATGTTTCCGAAGGTTGCAGCCCTCTGAACGTACAATTTCAAAGACTAAACGCAGGCACAACTTATCTTTGGGAATTTGGTGACGGTGAAGTTTCAAGTTTTAATGAGCCTTCTCACACCTTTTATAATATCAGCGGAGCACCTGTTATTTACACGGTAACGGCATATTCCGTTTCTCCTAATAATTGTTTAGATACTGCTCAAATGGATATTACCGTAAATCCGCAACCTCAATTAAGTTTTACGGCTGACCCGATGATTGCGTATTATCCCGAAACAACTATTAATATTACAAACAACAGTCCGGGAATGTCAACTTACCTTTGGAACTTCGGTGACGGCAACACTTCAACAGACGAAAATCCGGGTTCGCATACTTATGATGACTGCGGAGAATACATTATCAGTATGTTTGCTGAAAATGCTTATACTTGTCAAAATACTTTTCAAGATACAATATTAATTACGGCACATCAACCGCAAGCATTTTTTCAGGTAGATACAACACAACATTGTACACCTTTTACCTTTTATTTTGAAAATCAATCTACTTTTATTGATACTTTTGAATGGTTATTACATGACGGAACAATAAGATACGAAAATGATTTCAGTTTATTTTTTGAAGAACCCGGAACATATACAATTCAATTAAACACATTGGGATATTGTAATACTTATGATTCTTACGATACTACAATAACTGTTTTCCAATCACCCGAAGTTGATTTTGAAGTAATTCCGGATACGGTAATGTTACCCGACCAACCTATAAGATGCTTTAATCACAGCTCTGATGACAGCGACTCATTCTTTTGGGAATTTGGTGACGGAGGAACATCAACAGATGAAAATCCGATTTATCAATACACAAACGAAGGTTCATATTCTATTAAATTAACAGTTATTTCCGTTAATAAATGTACTGATTCCTTAACCCTTTTAACAGAAGTTGTTGTTTTACCCGAAGGCAAAGCTCTCTTCCCTAATGCTTTTACACCTAACGGCGACGGTATAAATGATGTATTTAAACCGGCATTATACCGTTCGGTAGAAAGTTTTAAAATGGAAATATATAATCGTTGGGGAGAACTTGTTTTTTATACCGAAGATATTGAAACCGGCTGGACAGGTTATTTTGACGGCAAACTAAGCCTGCAAGATGTTTATGTTTGGCGTGCCGAAGGCATTTATTTAAACGGAACACCGTTCATTTTTGCCGGCAGTGTTACTTTACTGCGATAA